Part of the Vicinamibacteria bacterium genome, AACCCTCGTCACTCTCGGGTCCTCGGGGGTCTTGAAAACGGGCCCGTCGAGACGATTCAAGTGCTCGATTTCAGCTTTCTTCTCGTCGGCGCCATCCACCATCGATCGGAACTTCAAGCAGGTGAATCGCCGCCCTCCTAACCCGCATCTCTCCTGACGGAACAGAACCGGGCCCCTCGAAGTCAGTTTGATGAGAGCGGCTATCACCATGAGAACCGGAAGGATCCCCAGGAGGATCGTCGTAGTGAGCAGAAGATCCATCGAGCGTTTGACAACGAGGTCACGAGTCCCGTTCGTCGCCGTGACCGCGTGCACCAACGCGGCCTCCAGCCGGGGCGTGTGAAAACCCGGCTCAGCGGACGTCGGACTCGAGCTGCCTGGAGACGCTTCGCTCGCCAACATGTCTCCTATCGTCGCGGACTTGCCGGGCGGCTGACGCGAGTACGCCCTCGTGGAGACGCTCACCCGCGCCGCGAACTTTGATTGTCGACGTCTTTTCCAAGAGCGCTTCGAGAAGTTGCTCGTAGGCATCGGTCACGTGATTCCAGTCGTACTTCTCTCTAACGCGGGCGCGCGCCCGCTCCGCCAACCTCTGGAGAATCTCGGGCCGATCCAGGACCGTCTGCATCGTGCTCGCGAGCTCGTCGATGCTGGCGAGCGAAAAATACATTACCGTATCTGAAGCGACCTCGCGATTCTCGGGCGTATCGCTCACGAGGCAGCCGTCGCCCATACCCATTGCCTCCAGCAATGCCGGATGGGT contains:
- a CDS encoding sugar transferase; this translates as MLASEASPGSSSPTSAEPGFHTPRLEAALVHAVTATNGTRDLVVKRSMDLLLTTTILLGILPVLMVIAALIKLTSRGPVLFRQERCGLGGRRFTCLKFRSMVDGADEKKAEIEHLNRLDGPVFKTPEDPRVTRVGRFLRRWSLDELPQLINVLRGEMSLVGPRPPIPEEVERYEAWQKRRLSIKPGITCLWQVEGRSDVAFARWIQLDLWYIDHWSLWLDVKILLKTVPAVLSRKGAY